The Nycticebus coucang isolate mNycCou1 chromosome 17, mNycCou1.pri, whole genome shotgun sequence nucleotide sequence tatgtggctggcgccctaaccactgggctatgggcgctAAGCCAGACTCATGGTTTTCAACGTAAAATGGCCTCTCAGCTGGGACATTATGAATAAGCATAAATTTATCAAAGAAGAGTAATCTGGGATGAGGTAAATATGTGAGCAAAAGTCAGGAGACCTGAGAATGCAGGGCCTAACTGAGACAAGTTGTCCGACACACAGCAAATACTGGAGGCAGGGGCACAGGAACAAAGGCCCCTGAATCAGACTTGCAAGATGATGGATGAAGCAGTATTTTAGATAGCTGTGTCAATTCCAGCTGCAGGGCAGGGGCATACATAGTGCAAGAGCTCAAGAGAGAGAACAGAGCTAATATATTTACACAGAAAGATTTCACAGGAAGTGTCCACACCACCTTGGGGACTAAGAAAGGCCAGGGACCAGGAATTGTGAGGCTGTGGTCAGTGCTATTTGTttcccttcttttatttattttttagagacactctcactttattgcccttggtagagtgctgtggtgtcacaactcacagcaacctccaactcctgggcttaggcgattcccttgcctcagcctcccaagtagctgggactacaggtgcctgccacaatgcctggctatttttttgttgttgcagtttggccagggccgggtttgaacccgccacccttggtatatggggctggtgccctacccgctgagccacaggtgccacccactttccctttattatttttttaaattttgctttcaatttcagctggctttcactcatcttagttggaagttttttttttttaagttttgtttctttcttcctttagtgattctcttgccctttgcctcccaactagctgggattacaggcggctgccacaatgccctgctttttttttttggtagagatggggtctcactctggctcatgctggtctccaacctctgagctcaggcaatccacccaccttggcctcccacagcactaggactacaggtgtgagccaccacacccagcctgtttcCCTTCTTTAGAAAAGAAAGCTAGCACCCACCACCAGTCCCACGGTAGGTCTCAACCTGGCAGAGGAAGGAATCAGGAAAGAGAGCATGGTTTTTGCTCCTGCTCACTATACTCCATATGACTCATTATTAATAACTATGTGGCCACTGTCTCTCCACAGGGTGCTCCTCACATAAGCTCAAGTTAAGAGTTGGGTTTAGTAGAGAAAACTACATTGGGAGCAAGGAATTTGGAACAGTTATGTGTGGAGTATTTTTAGCAAACCCTTTCTAtcaaaaaatttacaaaacaggctcggcgcctgtagctcagttgctagggcaccagccacatacacagaggctggtgggtatgaatccagcctgggtctgccaaacaacgacaaccacaaccaaaaaacagctgaacgttgtggcgggcacctgtagtcccagctacttgggaggctgaggcaagagaatcgcttaagcccaagagtttgaggttgctgtcagctgtcatgccatggcactctaccaagagtgacatagtgagactcgtctcaaggaaaaagaaaatttacaaaacagggcggcgcctgtggctcagtcggtaaggcgccggccccatataccgagggtggcaggttcaaacctggccccggccaaactgcaaccaaaaaatagccaggcgttgtggtgggcgcctgtagttccagctactcgggaggctgaggcaagagaatcacttaagcccaggagttggaggttgctgtgagctgtgtgaggccacggcactctaccgagggccataaagtgagactctgtctctacaaaaagaaaaggaaaaagaaaaaaaataaaagaaaatttacaaaacagatCTATTGGGCAGGATGAGGTAGTTTGCTTTACTTTACAGGTTTCATTATCCTATTAACTTTCAGGTCTTAGGCTATATGTCCCATTCCCATTGGAAAATAAGATGATTTATAAAAACTCAATTTGCCCCAACTTCCCCTAACTACATTATCACATTGTCAGTGTGAGGAACTCAGTAGCTTGGGCTCCAGCTGTACAGTCTATAGAGGCCTCACAGCTTCCGTAGGCTCTTCTCACATCCAGGGGCACAGAGACCAAGTCCAACCCCTCCAACTTGGCCATCTTACAAGGGGGAAAGAGAGCAGGGTAGGGGCTGTTCCAGGCTCACAACCAGAGTCCTCCTAATGGGCGGAAGGGGAACAGATGTCAGAGTCATACAGGTCTGTGTTCAACCCTAATTGGCAGACTGAGTTCAGTTGAGTTTTTCCTGTCTTAATTTACAattcctcaactataaaatgggattaataCCACTGAGGATTGCTGTGAGGAATAAGTGGAAATGATGCCAAACTGCCAAGCATGGTACATGCTCAGTGAGGTTAGTGACTGAGGCAGATGACATGCTTCTGAGTACATCCTTCACCTTATTCCCCACCCAGACCAGCAAATCACCAACACACCGACTCTGTGTCCAAATGTTACTTTATCCTTCGGCATGAAAGATCTTCACAGTAtcaaaagaactggaaaaaaaaaaaaaaaaaacgaacacaAAGAGAGCAGTGTTGGGCCAGCAGTACCATCAGCCCCGGGCCCACAGGCCAGCCCAATCCCTGGGCTCTGAGTGTGGAGGCTGCGTAGCACCAGGAAGTGGCTCTGCCAAGGTCCTAAAGGGCCCCAGCATAGTGTGCCATCTGTTCAGCTTTTAGTTGGTCAAGGAcggcagagagcagggagggtCTTGGTTGAACAGGTAGGGCAGATGGAGGGAGAAAGTGTAGACTTTTGGCTGGCAGTCGTACCCTGAAAAAGCTCATTCTGGGCAGGACCTGAGAAAGAATAGGATCCCAGTTAGCAGTGGCccatgccccagcctccccatACTGACTCCAGATCCCCGTGGGTCCCTGTGGAGGCACAATAGCTGGTTATTTTTGTTCCCTGGGTTGAAAATACTGAACAGATTGCCCAGATCACCTCTAGCAAAGGATGAAAGTTAAGACCCTGTTGGAGGACAGAGCCCTGGTTCTGGGGTTTGACACATGGAACCACATCCAGCCTCTGGCACTGGCTTTCTACTGGCAGGTACCAGAGGAGGCCAGCTGTACACTCACACTCTTACCCCAGACTCTGTATGCACTGCCCAGAGGAGGGTAGAGAGGGTCAAAGAGAATACTTACTGGAGGGGAGAAAAGGACATCTCTGCTTTGCAAAAGAGATCAGCAAAGGTGGGAAAGGAtcaagaggaggaagagggagaagatgGCTAAATTTGTTTCCTGGACATCAGTGGTACTGAAGGAGGAGATTCCACCCTTTTCTCTCTGTAGCAACAAGAGATGAAAGTGCCTAGGGTCCCTACTACTCCTAGTTCCTGAGGTGGTAGAGGCAGGAAGACACTTAGACTCTAGAAGATGCCCCTGGAGCTATAGATGGCTCAGTTTGGTAAAAGTTCAgggagccccccaccccccgcctctAGTAGAGAAGGAGCTGAGATGAGTCTGAAGAAGACAGTCCTAGCTCCAGAAGAGAGCCCCAGCCTTGAAAGCTGCCCTAACTTCAGGCTCTCTGGACTGACCCTGGGAAGTTATAGGTCCAGAAGTCTGCTGCCTCAGCCTAGAGAGGAGCTTCCCTGGcactggaaaaaggaagaaaacaacagGTGGGCGACACTGTTGAATGGAGAGCATTCATGAGCTCAGTccacctggcccagcctcccACTGCCTTGGGGGCAGCTGCGTGGTGGCCAGCCAGAAGCCTGGCCCTGGGATGTAGGTCAGGGTTAAGATATGGAACTGCACAGCCATTAGACCCCAGCTCAGCATAAGGCCTGCTTGCTAGATTCCCTTCTTTTTTGCATCAGGATTTCTGGCCCAAtgccttctccattcttctgttcCTAGTCCAGAACATCACTCGATACATCAATATTTCTGTCAAAAAGACCTGTGCAGGTGGCTGGGAGGGGAGACCAGAGGCAcctatctcttcttttttttttttgtagagacagagtcccactgtaccgccctcgggtagagtgccgtggcgtcacacggctcacagcaacctcttaactcttgggcttacgcgattctcttgcctcagcctcccaagcagctgggactacaggcgccctccacaacgcccggctattttttggttgcagtttggccggggctgggtttgaacccgccaccctcggcatatggggctggcgccctactcactgagccacaggcgccgcccagcacctATCTCTTCTTCCAGGGGGTAGCTTGGCTACCAATTTCCTCATGGAAGTCATCCTATTTGGGAGAGCCCCCACTAATACCTAAATGACCTACAAGGTCTTTGTCTAGCTCACCTGCCCCCTCACTGTTCCCTCAAGGCTGGCTCCTTCTCACATTACTTCTGCTGGGAGGCACCCTGGTAGTCTGCATTGAGAAGCTACACCAGGCAAGTAGCATTCTATCTCAAGGCCTGATAACGTCAGGGTAGGGGCAGCCCCAAGGGGCCTGCCACTAACTGGGCACCTTAGAAAGCAGGTGGTAACAGAGGCAGACCCCTCATGGTGATACCATAGGAGATGGTAGTCCAGAAAGGGGCACTTCAGGAATATGGGCAGGAGGGGTCAGGGAGGGCCAGAGCCAGGCCCAGGGAGTAGTAGTGAAAGAACAGAGGCCTATGGCAGTGGCCACAGGAGAGAGATGGGGCCTAGACTTTTGGGAATTATATCCTCTGTGTGGTCACCTTAGAGGTGCAGGGGTCAGGGGTGCCAAGCCCGAAGTCCAATTCCCTGTGTCTTAGAATCGAAAATGGTCTGGCAGGGACACAGAAAGGGGCAGAGCACAGTGAGTGGGGTACATGCAACAACTGGGGTCTCTATACCTCACTGAGCCGTGCTGGGAGTGGTTTTCTTGAGGCTAAAGTTGgtccagttcacagcaactttctGACGAGTTTGCTTTGCAGAATCCAAACAGAACCTGTTGGATTTGGGAGACGTGGAAGAAGGCACAATCAGaggtttcttctcttcctccctggaCCCCTCTTCTAGACCCTATGTCCCAATTGCTAAGAAAACAGGTTGGCTCTGTACCCTCTCTAGTTCCTAGAAACCAGCACCTGTGAGCCCAGAGGACAATGTATGAAGGACAGCATGATTGCTTTGGGACACAAATCCCTTCTTTATCTCTGATTTTATTCTCTAGCTGTACTCAACTGGCTTCTGTTTCCCTAAGGACAGCCATCCCTTGATATCTGCAGGGGACTAGTTCTAGGACCTCCTCCACAGATATAAAAATCCATTAATTCAGCCTCTATTCTTCAAACCATCTCTAGATTGCTTATAAtactaatacaatgtaaatgctgtgtaaatagttataaatgcattttaatttttattttttgtgtactgttatttttaattattcattgcttttttttttttttttggtttttggccggggctgggtttgaacccgccacctccggcatatgggaccggcaccctaccccttgagccacaggcgccaccctgctttttgttttttaatatttttatccaaGATTGCCTGAATTCATGCAGATGCAGAACCTGTGGATACAAAGGGCCAAGAGTTTGCTATGTTTCTTTCACCCTCACAGGCCCCACTGTCACAAACACCTTTTGTTTTACttagccaattttctttttttttttttttttgtagagacaagagtctcactttatggccctcggtagagtgccgtggcctcacacagctcacagcaacctccaattcctgggcttaagcgattctcttgcctcagtctcccgagtagctggaactacaggcgcccgccacaacgcctggctattttttggttgcagtttggccagggccgggtttgaacctgccaccctcggtatatggggccggcgccctactgactgagccacaggcgctgcccttagcCAACTTTCTTATTCTTCAGGTTTAGCTCTGTTACCACTCCCACTGGGAAGGCCTCTTGGCCTGCCCCCACCCCTAATACCATCGTGCCATCACTCCTCTAACAGCATTTAACACCTGGCTGTACCTTTATGGCTATCTTGTCTCCCCATCTAGACTCTGCTTGATTTGCCTTGGCCCCCAGAGTTTAACCCAGACAGAGGAAGAAGTCCAAGTGAATAAACAAGGCAAACAAAACTGGAAAAAGCCCTGGATCTTGGGGCCAGAAATGCCTCTTTCTCCCTGTCTTTTGTGGCACTCTGGGTTCCAGCAGACAGGCCAATGGGACAGGGCCTGGAGGAGTAGTGAGGCTTCCAAAGGGGCCAGGGCTAAGAGAGCAGGCCTTTCTGAGGCCTAGAATACAACATAGGCTCAAGCGTGGGCAGGACCTGGAGTCCCCTGCAAAGTGAGAGAGCAGGCAGCCCACACCTACCTCTTAAAGTACTCCACCTCACGGTCAGTCTCATCCATCTCCACCCCATCCATGTCCTTGGGCAGGAACACATCGTCTAGGAAGACACAGCCAGGAGGGCTCAGTGCTGATGGCCAGGCCTCTGGGGTCATGCTGTGGGGGCAGTGCTGCCCACACTCGAGGACTGCCCTCCACCCCATGGCCTGGCTGGGGTGAGGGGTCAGTCACTCGGTTCCTGGTGCACTCACCCAAGGAGGAGGCCGGCTTCTCCTGCTTGCTGCGGTTGCGGCGGCTGCGGCCCTTGCCCTGAGGCAAGCTCTGTGGCCTTGTTGGACCTGGGGTCTGCACAGACTCCTGCTCCAAAGGCCGTGCCTTGGCCTCGTCTGGCCAGTTTTGCCAGGGGCTGCCCTTCTCCTTCTCAGTATTGGGGCTTCCGGACCAACCTGGTCCTGGCTGGCACCCTTGGCTCCCCACTCCAGCCTCGGCACAGCTGCCCACTTTGGAAGGTTCTGGCACCTTGCCTGGCTGCTTGGGACCAGTGGTCTGGCCCTTAGCACTGAGAACTTCTAGGTTGGTCAGGGCCCGGTGGGTCAGGCTCATCTCACTCTTCTTGGCCCGACTACTCTGTCTTTTGCCCTTCCGTGGCTTCCCACCTGAGGCCACAGGTTCAAGTAGCTCCTGGTTGCAACTAGGGACCTCCTTTGAACTTGGCTTCTCACAGCTAGGGTCTGGCTTAGGTGTCTTGACCCAGATCACCCGGGATAGGTTGGGCACTGTGTTGAGTCTCCTCACTAGCCCATTCTCGGGGATGATACCAGGAGGGGGGCCCCTCACCTCTGTCCACGGTGGGTGGGGGCCTCTCATTTCTGCCCACGGTGGGGCTAGTTCGCCTGAAGCTTGTAACGTGTGGTTCTGGGGGGAGCCCAAAGTCAAAGGGGACAGGTCAAGGTTGATGTCAGGCTGTTGCTCTGAGGAGCCACTGAGTTTTGAGGGGGGTAGACTACGAGGCTCAGGCTCAGCAGCCCCCTCCTTAGAGAAGCCATTGCTGTCCATGCTGAGCTCACACACACTGAAGCTGGCACGGATGGAGTCCTTTACAGTGTTCTTGATCTCCTGCAGACGACTGCTCAGGAAGCTGTTGACTCGATCCAGTTCCTGGTCAGGCCACTCCAAGAGCTGCTCCCTGACAGGCCTTGGCTCCCCGCTTCCAGAAACAGGATTCACCTGCTTTAGAGCATCTGCTGCCACCTGGGTCTTCTCCTTTTCCTGCCAGTACAAGAGGCAATTTCATCAGGGGCTTGTCAGCTACCAGGCACAATGTGATACCTGACACATCAGTCTGGGCCCAGCTTTGTCACTAACATGCTGGAGGCAAAGCCTCACAATCTTGCCCTGCTCACCCACCCTACAGGAGTGAGAATGAAATGCAATCAGACAGGTACATGCTCTGGGGGTGAAGGGACAGTTATacccacagaatgtttttataatttgtcCATCTTAGGGGACTCATCTGCAAACGGGGACAGTAATTCTGGAGTGAAGACAAAAGGGGGGACAGATGTGAGGAAGAATTAGAGACATTCCCTCTAATTCTGTAGGTGGGTAGGGGAAAAGCATGGTATCATAGGAGTCTCACAGGAAGGATTTGGGGGCCATGAGATTACCATAATAGATGAGGTTGCTCTGGGTGGCTGGGACTTATGTGTTCTCCTGACACTGGGTCCAGGCATTACCAAAGAGGGCAACATTCCCATAGAAAGGCCACACCTAAAGTGTATCCAATGGCATACCACGGATAGCCACATTGGGCCCTCACAGCAAAATGTAAAAGAGGCCCCTTTGCCCAGGTGAGGATGGGAAGGCTCACAGAGGCTAGACCCTGCTAGTCAACTTTGACAGACTTGGATCTAGAGAATCAAAATGAAGGTCTGTGGGCTGAGTCACACCCACCTCTCCGCCCAACCCCAAGGCAACAGCAGGCTAACAAGGCCTTTGCCGGGGAGACGAGACAGACGCTGAAACCTAGAGAAGGAGATGGTGATGGTGGGCCAGGTGCTGGATGACACCCACCATTTCATGTATTTACAGTTAATTTGGgtgtggaagaggaaaatcaggaaaaggaaactaatgaaagaaataagcGCTTGACAGTATCTCAATCAACTCAGAATGACCCCGTGCCCTTGCAGGCAGGCATTTATTCTCCTATCTTTTGTGAACACTGGCTCCACGAATGAGTAAGATCAGTTGTTCCTGTGGGACCTTAGACAAATCACTTATTCTCTCTGAACCTTACTTTCCCTGTTTGTAAATTAGGGAGAAAAGTGCCTATACCTCACAGGGTTGCTATGATAGCtgacacaggggtcctcaaactacgtcccgcgggccacatgcggcggtgtgattgtatttgttcccgttttttttttgtggtttttggctggggctgggtttgaacccaccacctctggcacatgggactggcgccccactccttgagccacaggtgccacccccgttttgttttgtttttttacttcaaaataagatatgtgcagtgtgcataggaatttgttcatagctttttttttttttttttggtggtttttggccggggctgggtttgaacccgccacctcccgcatatgggaccagcgccctactccttgagccacaggcgccgccctagcttttttttttttatagtccggccccccaacagtctgagggacagtgaactggccccctgtttaaaaagtttgaggacccctgtgggtCTGTGTAAAGTCTCTTTCCCTGTGCTCATGGGAAAAGCAGCTCAGTTCAGTCTGAAGCAGTGTTTCCAGCTGTGCATGGGGCTTGGAGGCTACACGGATGGGCGAGAACTGGAGGGCTCTTTACCTCACTCCACCCCTGTGCCTGCACAGCTTTGCTTCTTCTATTTGTTATAGACTGGGGTTTCATGGAAGATTTCAGAAGTCTTGTGACTAAACACAAAAAGTCTGGAAACTACTAGTGGGGAGGGAGTGACGTGAGACCACATATACTTTGGTAGCGAGAGAAGGAGAAAGCATATTTTCTACTGTGTACAATGAGCCTGACACTTTCCATAGcttgtctcatttaatcttcacagctgTCCTTGTTGCATTATAATCTGcaacttaaaaatgaagaatgttaACTTTAGGAAGAATAAGGAACCGGTTCAAGGTTACATGGCTAGTAAGTAGCAGCACTCCCAGATATGATCTCCAGACGTTCTCATGTTTTTCAACTGTTTGACAACAATTTTCTGACTGACCAACTGTGTGAGGCAGTAGGCTAGGCTCTGGGAGTTCTGCCAAGCATGAAATATAGTATCTGCTTCACTGACATTAGTATGCTGGGGGAGACAGACGTGCCAAAAGGCTGTTTAATTCAGAGTGACAGTGACAAGTGCTATAGGGAAGAATGCACAGGGCACTCCAGGAACTGAGAGGAAGTATTCCTAACCAGACAGGGTCATCAGGGAATGCTTCCAGAGGAGGCAGTATCAGCCCTAAGCAGCGAAGTGTGAGACTGTTGTAGAGAAAGTGAGATAAGCACTATCTAGACAGGAGGAAGAGCAAGTGTAAGGCCTGGGAGGTGGGAAAGCCTAGTACCTCCAGGGAATGAAAATCATTCAGAGGTACAGCTGGAGCCCAGACCAGGGAAGGGGcgcagaggggaggggaagggagggtagaTGGGGAGAAAGGCCagaaaggaaaggcagagagatgAAGGCCTAAGCAGGGGCTGGATGATGAAGGCTAGAGTCTGGGACTGACCCTGAGAACAATATTCACACACTGAAAGCCTAGTAGTGGCAGCTATCAGGGAAGTGTCATGGATAGGACTTTAGATGAtgggaggggaaaaagaatgaGGTGAGTCAGGAAAACACCACCAACTACCATGAAGGCTCCCACAGCAGCTACCACTGACCGAATGTTCAAATGTGCTGGGTACTCTGCTCAACCTTTCCATACAGTATCCacttcatttcatcctcacaataaTCCATGATTTAGGTTCTGTTGCTCTCATTTTgtggatgaagaaattgaggcttagaggttaagtgatttgcccaaagtcatacagcAAATGTGGCAGAGCTGAGCTTCAAATTGAGGTCCAATTCCAAGGTCTACTGCTCTTAGTCACAGTGATGCATACTCCCAGCATGGTACCCACAGTTCTGGTTCAGGAAACAGGGTGCACGGTGATGCCATTAACTAGACAACGGAGAAGGAAGAGCAAGGCTCTTTGGGGAAAGATAACAAGCTCAGTTTGGGAGGTGGTGAGTTTGAGTTGCCTCCAGGACATCTGCAAGGAGATACCCAGCAGCCATGGAAGACATCAACGTGAAGTAAAGAGAGGAAACACTATCTTGACGTTTCTAGGTAACCTCTCTCTTTCCCAGGAGATGTCCTCAAAGTGGAAGGATTAGGGAGAGGAAAAGGGGCTCATCAGGAGACAAAAAAGAGGTCAGAGACGCAGGTGAGAAATCTGGAGGACATGGCATTCCCActgccccttccctgcccctgccTGGCTAAGGATAGAACAGCCAAAGACAACATTTGAAAAGGAGGACAAGggcagtccctgtggctcagtgagtggggcgctggccccatataccgagggtggtgggtttgaacccggccccggccaaactgcaacaacaacaacaacaacagcaaaaatggctgggcattctggcaggtgcccgtagtctgagctactcgggaggctgaggcaagagaatcgcttaagcccagtagttgggggtttctgtgagctgtgatgccacagcactctacagagggcaatgaagtgagaccctgtctcaaaaaaaaaaagaaagaaaaggaggacaAACAAAATGTCAATGTTTTTAGTAAACAAATAAGGAAATAAGATAGTATCTTTGGATTTGGCAACAAAGAAGTCCTTGGTGACTCTGTGAAGGGGGTGTAGGTAGAAAGTTTGCAGTGAGTTGGCAAGAAGGAAAGTGAAAACAatggggatggtgcctgtggctcagtgggtagggtgctggccccatatatcaagggtgatgggtttgaacccggtcctggccagctaaaacagcaatgacaatagcaacacacacacacaaagccaggcgttgtggcaggcatctgtagtcccagctactcgggaggctgaggcaagagaatagcttaaacccaagagttggaggttgctgtgagctgtgatgccatagctctctactgagggagacaaagtgagactctgtctcaaaaaaaaaaaagaaagaaagagaaagaaagtgaacaCAATGAACACAGATACCACTTTTCAAGAATCTTGGCTGTGATAAGAGGAAAGGGATTAAAGGGGATATAAGTTGAAGAGTttgctttcaaaaaagaaaagtagtagTGTGATGGGAAACAGCCAGGAGAAGCCAAGCTGCAGAGCATGAAGCCTAATGCTGGAAGGAGGTAGCAAGAGGGGCTGTGtagcatgatggctcatgcctattatcctagcactgcaggaggtcaaggcaggaggattgcttgaggcctggaattcaagatctgcctgagcaagagtaagaccaggcatcctcaaactttttaaacagggggccagttcactgtccctcagaccgttggagggccggactatagtttaaaaaaacaacaacaacaaaactatgaacaaattcctatgcataccgcacatatcttattttgaagtaaaaaaacaaaacgggaacaaatataatcacaccgcctcatgtggcccgcgggccg carries:
- the FAM193B gene encoding protein FAM193B isoform X4; the encoded protein is MQTCCLLCHRERKGWEEGPSQNGLVLQGEKLPPDFMPKLVKNLLGEMPLWVCQSCRKSMEEDERQTDQEHAVAISLSHTSCKSQSCGGDSHSSSSSSSSSSSSSSSSCHGNSGDWDPSSFLSAHKLLGLWNSPHSSGAVPGSSLGNPPTIAGEAFPISEYHQHSDLTAPPNSPTGHHPQPASLVPSHSGSFASPPHPHLLPTTPAAPFPAQASECPVAAAAPHTPGPCQSSYLPSTSMPLLKMPPPFSGCGHPCSGHCGEHCSGPVLPPSSSQPVPSTHRDPGCKGHRFAHSGVACQLPQSCEADEGLGEEEDSSSERSSCTSSSTHQRDGKFCDCCYCEFFGHNAEKEKTQVAADALKQVNPVSGSGEPRPVREQLLEWPDQELDRVNSFLSSRLQEIKNTVKDSIRASFSVCELSMDSNGFSKEGAAEPEPRSLPPSKLSGSSEQQPDINLDLSPLTLGSPQNHTLQASGELAPPWAEMRGPHPPWTEVRGPPPGIIPENGLVRRLNTVPNLSRVIWVKTPKPDPSCEKPSSKEVPSCNQELLEPVASGGKPRKGKRQSSRAKKSEMSLTHRALTNLEVLSAKGQTTGPKQPGKVPEPSKVGSCAEAGVGSQGCQPGPGWSGSPNTEKEKGSPWQNWPDEAKARPLEQESVQTPGPTRPQSLPQGKGRSRRNRSKQEKPASSLDDVFLPKDMDGVEMDETDREVEYFKRFCLDSAKQTRQKVAVNWTNFSLKKTTPSTAQ
- the FAM193B gene encoding protein FAM193B isoform X3; the encoded protein is MQTCCLLCHRERKGWEEGPSQNGLVLQGEKLPPDFMPKLVKNLLGEMPLWVCQSCRKSMEEDERQTDQEHAVAISLSHTSCKSQSCGGDSHSSSSSSSSSSSSSSSSCHGNSGDWDPSSFLSAHKLLGLWNSPHSSGAVPGSSLGNPPTIAGEAFPISEYHQHSDLTAPPNSPTGHHPQPASLVPSHSGSFASPPHPHLLPTTPAAPFPAQASECPVAAAAPHTPGPCQSSYLPSTSMPLLKMPPPFSGCGHPCSGHCGEHCSGPVLPPSSSQPVPSTHSRDPGCKGHRFAHSGVACQLPQSCEADEGLGEEEDSSSERSSCTSSSTHQRDGKFCDCCYCEFFGHNAEKEKTQVAADALKQVNPVSGSGEPRPVREQLLEWPDQELDRVNSFLSSRLQEIKNTVKDSIRASFSVCELSMDSNGFSKEGAAEPEPRSLPPSKLSGSSEQQPDINLDLSPLTLGSPQNHTLQASGELAPPWAEMRGPHPPWTEVRGPPPGIIPENGLVRRLNTVPNLSRVIWVKTPKPDPSCEKPSSKEVPSCNQELLEPVASGGKPRKGKRQSSRAKKSEMSLTHRALTNLEVLSAKGQTTGPKQPGKVPEPSKVGSCAEAGVGSQGCQPGPGWSGSPNTEKEKGSPWQNWPDEAKARPLEQESVQTPGPTRPQSLPQGKGRSRRNRSKQEKPASSLDDVFLPKDMDGVEMDETDREVEYFKRFCLDSAKQTRQKVAVNWTNFSLKKTTPSTAQ